One window from the genome of Treponema sp. OMZ 838 encodes:
- a CDS encoding M18 family aminopeptidase — translation MAMQKQYARELMRFIDQSPSVYHVIENAGKKLEAAGFTRLNLSDAFQLKPAGKYFVTANGSALIAWQMSRGKKARGFKLVGSHSDSPCLRIKPHPEVTVQDHYLKLNTEVYGGAILSTWFDRPLSAAGRVVIRTDDPLAPQEMLFSFKGSPLIIPNLAIHMNREVNDGYKIERQKDVLPLLGIINKKFEKDGYLVSLISKQLHVPVNAILDFDLYLYDTQPGSFCGLSDEFFSTGKIDNLGMAYASLDALIAQDAPLDYVKAACIFDNEEVGSETMQGAGSPFLADTLKRITIAQCEAGEQWFELFQQQLSRSFLISADQAHAYHPNYPEKNDITNFPLVNGGPVVKLAASMSYASDGISAGIFKDLCVRAGVPCQNFVNRSDIKGGSTIGPITTTNLRIKTVDIGNPILSMHSIRELGGAADQAYITQVFNQYYKE, via the coding sequence ATGGCGATGCAAAAACAGTATGCCCGTGAACTGATGCGGTTTATCGATCAAAGCCCGTCGGTGTATCATGTGATTGAAAATGCCGGTAAAAAGCTTGAGGCTGCCGGTTTTACCCGTCTCAATCTTTCGGATGCCTTTCAGTTAAAACCGGCAGGAAAGTACTTTGTCACTGCAAACGGCAGCGCTCTTATTGCATGGCAGATGAGCCGCGGGAAGAAAGCGCGCGGGTTTAAGCTTGTCGGCAGTCATAGCGACTCTCCCTGCTTGCGGATAAAGCCGCATCCCGAAGTAACGGTGCAGGATCATTATCTCAAGCTGAATACCGAAGTATACGGCGGGGCAATTCTTTCAACATGGTTTGACCGGCCTCTTTCTGCAGCGGGACGTGTGGTTATACGGACTGATGATCCGCTTGCGCCTCAAGAAATGTTGTTCTCGTTTAAAGGCTCTCCGCTCATTATACCGAACCTTGCTATCCACATGAACCGTGAGGTAAACGACGGGTATAAAATTGAACGCCAAAAAGATGTGCTGCCGCTGCTCGGCATTATCAATAAGAAATTTGAAAAAGACGGGTATCTCGTTTCGCTCATATCAAAACAGCTGCATGTACCGGTGAACGCAATCCTCGACTTTGACCTCTATTTGTATGATACGCAGCCGGGAAGTTTTTGCGGTCTTTCCGATGAATTTTTTTCGACGGGAAAAATTGACAACCTCGGTATGGCTTACGCCTCCCTCGATGCGTTGATTGCACAAGATGCTCCGTTAGACTATGTTAAAGCCGCCTGTATCTTTGATAACGAAGAAGTCGGCTCGGAAACGATGCAGGGCGCCGGAAGCCCGTTCCTTGCGGATACGCTCAAGCGGATTACGATTGCTCAGTGCGAGGCAGGTGAGCAGTGGTTTGAGCTGTTCCAGCAGCAGTTGAGCAGGTCTTTCCTTATTTCCGCCGATCAGGCGCATGCTTACCATCCCAATTATCCCGAAAAAAACGATATTACCAACTTCCCGCTTGTAAACGGCGGCCCCGTAGTAAAACTTGCCGCTTCGATGAGCTATGCGAGCGACGGAATTTCGGCAGGGATATTTAAGGATCTCTGTGTAAGAGCCGGTGTCCCGTGCCAGAACTTTGTCAACCGTTCGGATATAAAAGGCGGTTCAACCATCGGGCCGATTACGACGACAAACTTGCGGATTAAGACGGTCGATATCGGAAACCCCATCTTGTCGATGCATTCCATTCGCGAGCTGGGCGGCGCGGCGGATCAAGCCTATATCACGCAGGTATTTAATCAGTATTACAAAGAATAA
- a CDS encoding MinD/ParA family protein, which yields MGDQADGLRLLMKEINKGADNTGGGQDTAQKTRIIAVTSGKGGVGKTNVATNMGIAYAQMGKKVIVIDADLGLANVNVILNVIPQYNLYHVIKKQKRLSEIIIDTEYGIKLIVGASGFAKIANMAEAERNEFINEMYTLSDVDIIIIDTSAGVSKNVLSFVAAADEVVIITTSEPTAITDAYGIIKVIATEVDNMNLNLKMIINRVDSAAEGKRIADRMIKIAAQFLNLKIEYLGFIYNDPLVTKAVLKQKPFIIAEPNGKAASCLKHIVSRMEKTEIPETGGFAHFVKKLFGRSWETE from the coding sequence ATGGGTGATCAAGCTGACGGATTACGTCTCTTAATGAAAGAAATAAATAAAGGCGCCGACAATACCGGAGGCGGACAGGATACGGCGCAAAAGACTCGAATTATTGCTGTGACCAGCGGCAAGGGGGGCGTAGGCAAAACCAATGTTGCTACCAATATGGGAATTGCGTATGCTCAGATGGGGAAGAAAGTTATCGTTATCGATGCAGATCTCGGGCTTGCCAATGTCAATGTTATTCTGAATGTCATTCCGCAATATAATTTATATCACGTTATTAAAAAGCAAAAGAGATTGTCGGAAATTATTATCGACACCGAATACGGTATTAAGCTGATTGTCGGCGCTTCCGGTTTTGCAAAGATTGCAAATATGGCAGAAGCGGAACGCAATGAATTTATTAACGAAATGTATACCCTTTCCGATGTCGATATCATTATTATTGATACCAGTGCCGGTGTATCTAAGAATGTATTGAGCTTTGTGGCTGCTGCCGATGAAGTGGTTATTATAACGACCTCCGAGCCGACCGCAATTACCGATGCCTACGGTATTATCAAGGTGATTGCAACGGAAGTCGATAACATGAACCTCAACCTCAAAATGATTATCAATAGAGTTGATTCTGCAGCCGAAGGCAAGCGGATTGCAGACCGTATGATAAAAATAGCTGCACAGTTCCTAAATCTTAAAATTGAATATTTGGGCTTCATCTATAATGATCCTTTGGTAACAAAAGCCGTACTCAAACAAAAACCTTTTATTATTGCAGAACCCAACGGTAAAGCGGCAAGCTGTCTAAAGCATATCGTATCCCGTATGGAAAAAACCGAAATTCCCGAAACCGGCGGTTTTGCGCACTTCGTAAAAAAATTATTCGGACGCAGCTGGGAAACGGAGTAG
- a CDS encoding RNB domain-containing ribonuclease, with amino-acid sequence MKKGNLVLYKNQPALITDVQADKFEITLEAGTKKVREKDIVLLHGGECRSIKAALDAAVPAADFAEAADFFEGETPSFAELAELLWGTYTAEQSWKLWQALGASPYFICTSPVEPIGIRTQAEIERLNQKEAEKAQAEKLRQDFIAALRTCMQGKPFTESKELYTPFFQELEALALGSSSASKILKDAKLEQTPEQAHDILLKTGFWPIEKNPYPARFGHSLHSSKADIPEPVFPEAPLDLTAIPAYAIDNPGSTDPDDAVSFDGTYLWIHIANPADTIQADTQSDTDACARGATLYTPEGAARMLGEKAVDYFALGLKPISYALSFKLLLGADGAIEEVGIHRTQLSVIRMTYEEADAQKDSSALAPLFAIAEKNRIRRENAGAVSIDFPEVSITLTEQDGTKRAQVQPVVQTEAAAMIKEMMLLAGEAAARFAFQHSIPFQYISQEAPELPNKLPSGLAGEYRKRRAMRPRSVGTIPSMHAALGLAMYGQVTSPLRRYGDLVSHRQLLNYIDGKPLTPAADLILKIAAGDVAGRACVSAERASRQHWTLVYLLQNPDWRGTAVVLEVMGKKAHVFIPSLGYEGDMTLDIEPELNQELTVKVRRIRLAYLQASFEQV; translated from the coding sequence ATGAAAAAAGGTAATCTTGTCCTCTATAAGAATCAACCTGCACTTATTACCGATGTGCAAGCTGATAAGTTTGAAATTACGCTGGAAGCCGGCACAAAGAAAGTTCGCGAAAAAGATATTGTGCTGCTCCATGGCGGAGAATGCCGGAGTATTAAAGCAGCGCTCGATGCCGCAGTACCTGCTGCGGATTTTGCCGAAGCAGCGGATTTCTTTGAAGGAGAAACGCCGTCTTTCGCTGAGCTTGCAGAGCTCTTGTGGGGAACGTATACAGCGGAGCAAAGCTGGAAGCTCTGGCAAGCACTTGGCGCTTCACCGTATTTTATCTGCACTTCGCCTGTAGAGCCGATCGGTATCCGCACACAAGCAGAAATAGAGCGGCTCAATCAAAAAGAGGCGGAAAAAGCACAGGCCGAAAAACTGCGGCAGGATTTTATCGCTGCACTCCGCACCTGTATGCAGGGAAAGCCGTTTACCGAAAGCAAAGAGTTATACACGCCGTTTTTTCAAGAGCTTGAGGCGCTTGCGCTGGGGAGTTCTTCCGCTTCCAAAATATTAAAAGATGCAAAACTGGAGCAAACTCCCGAACAGGCGCACGATATTCTGTTAAAAACGGGTTTTTGGCCTATTGAAAAAAATCCCTATCCGGCACGCTTCGGGCATTCGCTTCATTCGTCAAAGGCGGATATTCCCGAGCCGGTGTTTCCCGAAGCGCCGCTCGATTTGACGGCAATTCCTGCGTATGCAATCGACAATCCCGGCAGTACCGATCCCGACGATGCGGTTTCTTTTGACGGGACATACTTGTGGATTCACATCGCAAACCCTGCCGACACCATTCAGGCCGATACGCAAAGCGATACCGATGCCTGCGCACGCGGCGCAACGCTGTACACGCCGGAAGGAGCTGCCCGAATGCTCGGCGAAAAAGCGGTTGACTATTTTGCCCTCGGGTTAAAGCCGATATCTTATGCGCTTTCCTTTAAGCTGCTCCTCGGCGCTGACGGTGCAATCGAAGAAGTAGGTATCCACCGCACTCAGCTTTCGGTTATCAGGATGACGTATGAAGAAGCGGATGCTCAAAAAGACTCGTCCGCATTAGCGCCGCTTTTTGCCATAGCGGAGAAAAACCGCATCAGGCGGGAAAATGCAGGCGCCGTATCCATCGATTTTCCCGAAGTATCGATTACGCTGACGGAGCAGGACGGCACAAAACGGGCGCAGGTTCAGCCTGTTGTCCAGACCGAAGCCGCCGCAATGATTAAAGAGATGATGCTGCTTGCAGGAGAGGCAGCAGCCCGTTTTGCCTTTCAGCATAGTATTCCGTTTCAGTATATCAGTCAGGAGGCACCCGAATTGCCGAATAAGCTGCCGTCCGGCCTTGCCGGGGAATACCGGAAGCGGCGCGCCATGCGTCCGCGCAGCGTGGGCACCATTCCGTCGATGCACGCTGCGCTCGGGCTTGCGATGTACGGACAGGTAACAAGCCCGCTCCGCCGTTATGGAGATTTAGTCAGTCATCGCCAGCTGTTAAACTATATTGACGGTAAACCGCTGACGCCTGCGGCGGATCTCATCCTTAAAATAGCGGCGGGGGACGTGGCGGGGCGCGCCTGTGTTTCTGCGGAACGGGCATCCCGTCAGCATTGGACGCTCGTGTACTTGCTGCAAAACCCCGATTGGCGCGGTACGGCAGTGGTACTCGAAGTAATGGGCAAAAAAGCCCATGTCTTTATTCCTTCACTTGGATATGAAGGCGACATGACCTTGGACATCGAGCCGGAACTTAATCAGGAACTGACCGTAAAGGTACGCCGTATCCGTCTTGCCTATCTGCAAGCTTCGTTTGAACAGGTATGA
- a CDS encoding MATE family efflux transporter, producing MTMTARFRAVFFDKNFLRTLFTIALPIMLQNFLSAFVNILDTVMIGKLGTTELAAVGLGNQLFFLLNLILYGIGSGSMVFTAQFWGKKDFKGLHKTLGISMLVSVFFAVLFTVCCVSMPKEILSLYTKDNAVIETGVHYLRLSALCFIPFAINFMLMITLRSIEKVRVAVGATLVSLVVNTTLNAILIFGLFGAPALGVRGAAIATVIARFVELFITFTITKYRKYPVLGTLKSHFTFDAKFLKVYLLIVLPVLLNETLWSFGITFHHKIFASINTFSYAAFNITNTISQLTWVIFIGFGNGVSVLIGKKIGEKHDSEARQYAAKVLLFIPIVAIFIGAALIPISYLVPFIFNVEPIVLSTVKTLFVVLACCYPLKACNMCILIGLVRAGGDTRFGMICDTFIMWLIAIPLASFVSIHTALPPWVIYMCLFSEEPLKLLLGLWRIKSGKWLHSVTD from the coding sequence ATGACGATGACGGCACGGTTTAGGGCGGTATTTTTTGATAAAAATTTTTTACGAACGCTATTCACAATCGCTCTTCCGATTATGCTGCAAAATTTCCTCAGCGCCTTTGTCAATATTCTCGATACGGTGATGATCGGTAAGCTCGGTACTACCGAGCTTGCGGCTGTCGGTTTGGGAAACCAACTTTTCTTTTTGCTCAATCTGATTTTATACGGTATCGGTTCCGGCAGCATGGTATTTACGGCGCAGTTCTGGGGCAAGAAAGATTTTAAGGGCTTACATAAAACGCTCGGTATTTCTATGCTGGTGTCCGTATTCTTCGCTGTTTTGTTTACGGTTTGCTGTGTAAGTATGCCGAAAGAAATACTGTCACTGTATACAAAGGACAATGCCGTAATAGAAACCGGTGTGCACTATCTACGGCTGTCGGCGTTGTGCTTTATCCCATTTGCGATAAATTTTATGCTGATGATTACCCTGCGTTCCATCGAAAAGGTGAGAGTTGCAGTCGGTGCTACGCTGGTGTCTTTGGTTGTCAATACGACGCTGAATGCCATTTTAATTTTCGGGTTATTCGGCGCTCCGGCATTGGGTGTCCGCGGTGCGGCTATCGCAACCGTGATTGCCCGCTTTGTCGAGCTCTTTATTACGTTTACCATAACAAAGTATCGGAAATATCCTGTTTTAGGAACGTTAAAAAGTCACTTTACCTTTGATGCTAAATTCTTAAAAGTGTACCTCTTAATCGTATTGCCGGTACTGTTAAACGAAACGCTGTGGTCTTTCGGCATCACATTCCATCATAAAATTTTTGCAAGTATTAATACGTTCTCTTATGCAGCCTTTAATATTACTAATACTATTTCTCAGTTGACATGGGTTATCTTTATCGGCTTTGGGAATGGTGTGAGCGTTTTAATCGGAAAGAAAATAGGCGAAAAGCATGACAGCGAAGCGCGGCAATATGCTGCTAAAGTTCTGTTGTTTATTCCGATTGTTGCGATCTTTATCGGCGCCGCGCTGATTCCTATTTCCTATCTTGTTCCTTTTATCTTTAATGTGGAACCGATTGTGTTGTCAACGGTTAAAACACTGTTTGTCGTGTTGGCGTGCTGTTATCCCCTTAAAGCCTGCAATATGTGTATATTGATAGGTCTGGTGCGCGCGGGCGGCGATACCCGTTTCGGCATGATTTGCGACACCTTTATTATGTGGCTGATTGCGATTCCGCTTGCATCTTTCGTATCGATTCATACAGCGCTTCCGCCGTGGGTTATTTATATGTGTCTCTTTAGCGAAGAGCCGCTTAAACTGCTGCTAGGGCTGTGGCGGATCAAATCCGGTAAATGGCTTCACTCTGTCACCGACTAG
- a CDS encoding glycosyltransferase family 2 protein translates to MMAFAIALFDWIIIGLGVYFFCLSVSNALWLAKESRPADLTDGPLVSVLIPARDEEVHIEQCIQSFMNQTYTNYEVLVLNDNSTDKTGEILDSLQALYPDKLKVFQGVPLPPDWRGKPFAMDQLCKQAKGKYWLFTDADTIHSPRSISLAVTNIIYHKVDFLSGYITQKMKTFGEKITVPLMYLLSGFILPLQMCKWSKLSVFAVAIGQYICVKSDAFMECGGFSLVKGKTTEDVFMARTMRRHGYKTVFLNLRDAALCRMYTSWQSAVKGISKNIFDFIDKNHILLVFAVLGIFIFLTLPPFLAVGLTAYTLISTQTVSFTLVALWINLILVGGTWAVIFRTQDIDKKFICIYPLLFTNLLYTALLSWVHSVKKQGYEWKGRIVY, encoded by the coding sequence ATGATGGCGTTTGCAATCGCTTTGTTCGATTGGATTATTATCGGACTTGGTGTGTACTTTTTTTGTCTTTCTGTGAGTAATGCTTTGTGGTTGGCAAAGGAATCTCGTCCTGCCGATTTAACCGATGGCCCGCTCGTTTCGGTACTTATTCCCGCTCGTGATGAAGAAGTACATATCGAGCAATGTATACAATCGTTTATGAATCAGACCTATACAAATTATGAAGTACTTGTATTAAACGATAATTCTACTGATAAAACAGGTGAAATATTAGACAGCCTCCAAGCGTTATATCCCGATAAGCTGAAAGTTTTTCAAGGCGTGCCGCTGCCGCCGGATTGGCGAGGTAAGCCATTTGCGATGGATCAGCTTTGCAAACAAGCAAAGGGAAAATACTGGCTGTTTACTGATGCTGATACTATTCATTCTCCTCGTTCCATCTCACTTGCAGTTACCAATATTATTTATCATAAGGTTGATTTTTTATCCGGGTATATTACGCAAAAAATGAAAACGTTTGGAGAAAAAATAACAGTCCCGTTGATGTATTTGCTTAGCGGTTTTATTTTGCCATTACAGATGTGTAAATGGAGTAAATTATCGGTTTTTGCAGTAGCTATTGGACAATATATTTGTGTGAAAAGTGATGCGTTTATGGAGTGTGGTGGGTTCAGTTTGGTTAAGGGGAAGACAACGGAAGATGTATTTATGGCTCGAACGATGAGGCGTCACGGGTATAAGACCGTTTTTTTAAATCTTAGAGATGCCGCATTATGCCGGATGTATACATCATGGCAAAGTGCTGTGAAAGGAATAAGCAAGAATATTTTTGATTTTATAGATAAAAACCATATTCTCCTTGTGTTTGCCGTACTCGGTATTTTTATTTTTTTAACTTTGCCTCCTTTTTTAGCGGTTGGATTAACGGCATATACACTCATTAGCACGCAGACTGTTTCATTTACGCTTGTAGCGCTATGGATTAATCTGATTTTAGTAGGCGGAACATGGGCGGTCATATTTAGAACGCAAGACATCGATAAAAAATTTATATGTATATACCCGTTACTGTTTACTAATCTGCTATATACTGCACTCCTTTCATGGGTTCATTCTGTAAAGAAACAAGGTTATGAATGGAAGGGGCGAATAGTTTATTGA
- the flcA gene encoding periplasmic flagellar collar protein FlcA, with the protein MPNLNEITKFREDLKNIAHEDEITARWGERVYDELPPPDPAEVPDIDLDALLPATEPEQTASVSDTVDESSESIPASQQHTEPTSGMFDTVPVTDAPDISMDTPFPIDFDNLGTNGTSAQSNSISSDDNVAAPQKSGKPSTASDEPEVVTGDAYPVDEEGMPDTSDMDAFLSSFNFDNLSGDDAVASDTAESDTADTLSDELDDPFNFDTELADVDLTAGTDSFDGLGELSAPDFDESGLSAGDSSQDVPEMSEAGELPEVSDDTASVSADDPFNFDDMLSSFDFAPEPIKVNESASANDDMIPEDVETLDENDEVPAGDDTLQEERTIPDIAIPDIDLSAVDSLSEDTSSDSDIPDDLDAMEDLSHFNIPDIDMGEDEESAQFPVSDEMTGGDAPSHSDTAVGGSDTSDNFENMDELALYSENRDEPMSSDAESPDEETDTSSFEFSMDTPDTEPIGIPPISQADTGFDGIGMPEHITDTFFSQPESDSGDQSGFSLEENPLDSNITEVVDDQFNLPDNFKDFSADAHSQMFDSVIAKSTGSSDDSEALTISDDDYFNFLNKLETFPFNVQLAIQDYIANGDDRPENKMNFIRFVLEKDSLKKVVNKLEKIINRSIPIPRGFQRQSVEDYEKEKQTFKYWFMHRFLPVAVMTAIALILVFCISVLSWQFIYKPVKSESLYKTGYSYLENGQYETAIEKFNRAGEYKRKKKWYFSYARAFRAKKQFTAAEKMYLRLIYDFANDKQGGLEYADMLSTDLRNYEKAEAVLRRRVLDQHINDKDGMLALGDVFMNWADEEPEKYGEAVKIYSRLIELYGENDIFLARMMRYFIRTDNLAEVLNLKDHFSSRITKIGAANLTELSGYLLEKRYNPKPLDSEKLRSKIDDVRMLLEKAVQTDKTMPEAYYNLGRFFIYNNKQDGAIENLTEAIQLFKTAAPMTARRTGNYVDAMRLLGEQLVDQKKYLEAQTLYADALNIYREYTAFKPLPPNKAIGKLYADYGDIDYFISYNFDSALDSYQNAVKELYNTPSVNYRIGYIHYQQENYRQAIEAMSHAYAEKAHDKNLLYGFGNAFFKRGDYFAALAAYEELLTLLNAQRARKEQALSNTRPDDAAFIERYMHTANNLGATLSRLSERTGDSQKNGRALALYAESTRAWDALTRNPQTMIRAKSVGLAYLNTQNMLNTKSPYQSEIYTDIPMILENERALEQKEDK; encoded by the coding sequence ATGCCGAATTTAAATGAAATTACGAAGTTTAGAGAAGATCTGAAAAATATTGCTCATGAAGATGAAATAACCGCTCGGTGGGGTGAACGAGTTTATGACGAACTCCCGCCTCCGGATCCGGCAGAGGTACCTGATATTGATCTTGATGCCTTGCTGCCTGCAACGGAGCCGGAGCAGACGGCTTCCGTAAGCGATACCGTTGATGAATCTTCCGAGTCTATACCCGCATCACAACAGCATACCGAACCTACCTCCGGTATGTTTGATACCGTGCCGGTTACAGATGCACCCGACATATCGATGGATACCCCTTTCCCCATTGATTTTGATAATCTCGGCACCAACGGCACTTCCGCACAAAGTAATAGTATCTCTTCCGATGATAACGTTGCAGCGCCGCAAAAATCCGGCAAACCGAGTACTGCGTCCGATGAACCCGAAGTGGTAACCGGAGACGCGTATCCTGTTGACGAAGAAGGAATGCCGGATACCTCAGACATGGACGCATTTCTTTCTTCGTTTAATTTTGACAATCTTTCCGGCGACGATGCCGTAGCTTCCGATACGGCCGAATCGGATACTGCTGACACATTATCCGATGAGCTTGACGATCCTTTCAACTTTGATACCGAGTTAGCCGATGTCGATTTAACGGCCGGTACGGATTCTTTCGACGGTTTAGGGGAATTGAGTGCACCCGATTTCGATGAATCCGGACTGTCTGCCGGTGATAGTTCGCAAGATGTACCGGAAATGTCCGAAGCCGGTGAGCTGCCTGAGGTATCGGATGATACCGCTTCGGTAAGCGCTGACGATCCGTTTAATTTTGACGATATGCTTTCTTCCTTCGATTTTGCTCCCGAACCGATAAAGGTAAATGAATCTGCATCAGCCAATGACGATATGATTCCGGAAGATGTGGAAACGCTGGATGAAAATGATGAAGTGCCGGCGGGTGATGATACACTTCAAGAAGAACGTACCATCCCCGATATTGCTATCCCGGACATTGATTTATCGGCTGTCGATTCTCTTTCTGAGGATACTTCAAGCGATTCTGATATTCCCGATGATTTGGATGCAATGGAAGATCTCTCGCATTTCAATATTCCCGATATAGATATGGGAGAAGATGAAGAAAGTGCTCAATTTCCGGTATCAGATGAAATGACAGGGGGCGATGCTCCTTCTCATTCCGATACTGCAGTCGGCGGTTCCGATACATCGGATAATTTTGAAAATATGGATGAGCTTGCACTTTATTCCGAAAACAGGGATGAGCCTATGTCATCCGATGCCGAATCGCCGGATGAGGAAACGGACACATCGTCATTTGAATTTAGTATGGATACTCCGGATACCGAACCTATCGGTATTCCGCCGATTTCCCAGGCCGATACGGGGTTTGACGGTATCGGGATGCCGGAGCACATAACCGATACCTTTTTTAGTCAGCCGGAGAGCGATAGCGGCGATCAAAGCGGTTTTTCTTTGGAAGAAAATCCGCTTGACAGCAATATAACCGAAGTCGTTGACGATCAATTCAATCTTCCCGATAACTTTAAAGATTTCTCGGCAGATGCTCATTCACAGATGTTCGATTCCGTGATCGCCAAGAGCACCGGTTCTTCGGATGACAGTGAAGCTTTAACAATATCGGATGATGATTATTTCAATTTCTTAAACAAGCTTGAAACCTTCCCGTTTAATGTGCAGCTTGCTATTCAGGACTATATCGCCAACGGCGATGACCGTCCTGAGAATAAGATGAACTTTATCCGCTTTGTATTGGAAAAAGATTCTCTTAAAAAAGTTGTCAATAAACTCGAAAAGATAATCAATAGATCGATTCCTATTCCGCGCGGATTTCAACGGCAGAGCGTTGAAGACTACGAAAAAGAAAAGCAGACCTTTAAATATTGGTTCATGCACCGATTCTTGCCCGTGGCGGTTATGACCGCGATTGCACTGATTCTCGTATTCTGTATTTCAGTTTTGTCGTGGCAGTTTATTTATAAACCGGTAAAGTCGGAATCTCTCTATAAGACCGGATATTCTTATCTGGAGAACGGTCAGTATGAAACTGCAATAGAAAAATTTAATCGGGCAGGCGAGTATAAGCGGAAGAAAAAATGGTATTTCTCGTATGCCCGTGCTTTTAGAGCAAAAAAACAATTTACTGCTGCAGAAAAAATGTATCTCCGCCTGATTTACGACTTTGCTAACGATAAGCAGGGCGGCTTGGAATATGCAGATATGTTGAGCACCGATCTGCGTAATTACGAAAAAGCTGAGGCGGTTTTGCGCCGGCGTGTTCTTGATCAGCATATCAATGATAAAGATGGAATGCTCGCCCTTGGTGATGTGTTTATGAATTGGGCTGATGAAGAGCCTGAGAAGTATGGTGAGGCGGTAAAGATTTACAGCAGGTTGATCGAGCTATATGGTGAAAACGATATCTTCCTTGCGCGGATGATGCGCTATTTTATCCGCACGGATAATCTGGCAGAAGTGCTGAACCTCAAAGATCATTTCTCTTCCCGTATAACGAAAATCGGAGCGGCAAATCTCACTGAATTGAGCGGTTATTTACTCGAAAAGCGGTATAATCCTAAACCGCTCGATTCCGAAAAACTCCGCTCAAAAATCGACGATGTCCGTATGCTATTGGAAAAAGCCGTACAGACGGATAAAACGATGCCGGAAGCCTATTACAATTTAGGCCGCTTCTTTATCTACAATAATAAGCAGGACGGCGCAATCGAAAATTTGACTGAGGCGATTCAGTTGTTCAAAACTGCCGCCCCGATGACTGCGCGGCGTACCGGTAATTATGTCGATGCAATGCGCCTGTTGGGAGAGCAGCTGGTAGATCAGAAAAAATACCTTGAGGCTCAAACCCTTTATGCTGATGCACTGAATATATACCGGGAATATACTGCCTTTAAACCGCTGCCGCCGAACAAAGCTATCGGAAAACTCTATGCAGATTACGGCGACATCGACTACTTTATTTCGTATAATTTTGATTCGGCACTTGACAGCTATCAAAATGCGGTGAAGGAACTGTATAACACGCCGTCGGTAAATTACCGAATCGGTTATATACATTATCAACAAGAAAATTACCGGCAGGCAATAGAAGCCATGAGTCATGCGTATGCAGAAAAAGCACACGATAAGAATTTGCTGTATGGATTCGGAAATGCGTTCTTTAAGCGGGGTGATTATTTTGCTGCTTTGGCTGCGTATGAGGAGCTTTTAACATTGCTGAATGCACAGCGTGCGCGGAAAGAACAAGCTTTGTCCAATACCCGCCCTGATGATGCTGCGTTTATTGAACGCTATATGCATACGGCTAATAATTTGGGTGCGACGCTGAGCAGATTGTCCGAACGAACCGGCGACTCTCAGAAGAATGGGCGTGCACTTGCGCTATATGCGGAATCTACCCGTGCATGGGATGCGTTAACCAGAAATCCTCAGACGATGATCCGTGCAAAATCAGTCGGCTTAGCCTATTTGAATACCCAAAATATGCTGAATACAAAGAGTCCGTATCAATCAGAGATTTACACCGATATACCGATGATTCTTGAAAATGAGAGAGCGCTGGAACAAAAAGAGGATAAATAG